One part of the uncultured Celeribacter sp. genome encodes these proteins:
- the recJ gene encoding single-stranded-DNA-specific exonuclease RecJ, with translation MTDFLNVSSSLTGRRWVGPSADLDRQAALLAQQSRLPLSLCQTLARRGVAPEEVDRFLDPKLKDLLPDPLTLKDMEVAATRFLKATKRREKIAIFADYDVDGGTSAALLITWLRQMGLDATLYIPDRIDEGYGPNEPAMAGLARDHDLIVCVDCGTLSHEAIAAAKGADVIVLDHHLGGETLPDCVAVVNPNRQDETGDLAHLCAAAVVFLMLVEVTRQMRQNGQKGPDLMAMLDLVALATVADVAPLIGVNRALVRQGLKIMARRDRIGLRALADVARMDSAPTSYALGFMLGPRINAGGRIGAADLGARLLSTTDPHEAQALAERLDLLNTERRDIENAVRAEAMVQAEQRGLDGPLVWAAGEGWHPGVVGIVASRLKEATNRPAIVIGFDGAEGKGSGRSVSGVDLGAAIQRLAAEGLLLKGGGHKMAAGLTVARDQLEPAMARLSELLAKQGAGSMGPADLKLDGLLMPGAATPELIAQLDAAGPYGASAPAPRFAFPSCQIHFARRVGESHLKVTFSDGLGPRLDAICFGAFDGPIGPALESHGGARFHLAGRLELNTWGGRSSAQLRLEDAAEA, from the coding sequence ATGACTGATTTTCTCAATGTCTCCAGCTCGCTGACCGGCCGGCGCTGGGTCGGCCCTTCGGCTGATCTGGACCGTCAGGCCGCGCTTCTGGCCCAGCAATCCCGCCTGCCGCTGTCCCTGTGCCAGACACTGGCGCGCCGCGGCGTCGCCCCCGAAGAGGTCGACCGTTTCCTTGATCCCAAGCTCAAGGACCTGCTGCCAGATCCGCTGACACTCAAGGACATGGAGGTCGCCGCCACGCGGTTTCTGAAGGCCACAAAGCGCCGCGAAAAAATTGCCATTTTCGCGGATTACGATGTCGACGGCGGCACCTCTGCCGCGCTGCTGATCACCTGGTTGCGGCAGATGGGGCTGGATGCAACGCTTTATATCCCCGACAGGATCGACGAAGGCTATGGTCCGAATGAACCCGCCATGGCCGGGCTGGCGCGGGACCACGACCTGATCGTCTGTGTCGATTGCGGCACGCTATCACATGAGGCCATTGCCGCCGCCAAAGGGGCAGATGTCATCGTTCTGGACCACCACCTGGGCGGGGAAACCCTGCCCGATTGCGTGGCGGTGGTGAACCCGAACCGGCAGGATGAAACCGGGGATCTGGCGCATCTCTGCGCCGCAGCCGTGGTGTTTCTGATGCTGGTCGAGGTCACGCGCCAAATGCGCCAAAACGGACAAAAAGGCCCCGATCTGATGGCCATGCTCGACCTCGTCGCGCTGGCGACCGTGGCCGACGTGGCCCCGCTGATCGGCGTCAACCGCGCGCTTGTGCGACAAGGCCTCAAGATCATGGCACGCCGCGATCGCATCGGCCTGCGGGCGCTGGCCGATGTCGCCCGCATGGACAGTGCGCCGACTTCTTACGCGCTGGGGTTCATGCTGGGGCCGCGGATCAATGCCGGCGGGCGGATCGGGGCTGCCGATCTGGGCGCGCGGCTTTTGTCGACAACCGACCCGCATGAGGCGCAGGCGCTGGCCGAGAGGCTTGACCTTCTGAACACAGAACGCCGCGACATTGAAAACGCTGTTCGGGCGGAGGCGATGGTACAGGCCGAACAACGTGGCCTTGACGGCCCGCTCGTCTGGGCTGCGGGCGAAGGCTGGCATCCCGGTGTCGTCGGTATTGTCGCCTCGCGCCTGAAAGAGGCGACCAACCGTCCGGCCATCGTCATTGGCTTTGATGGCGCGGAAGGCAAGGGATCGGGGCGATCCGTGAGTGGCGTCGATCTGGGGGCCGCAATTCAACGTCTGGCCGCCGAAGGTCTGTTGCTTAAAGGTGGCGGGCACAAGATGGCGGCGGGCCTTACCGTGGCCCGGGATCAGTTGGAGCCCGCCATGGCCCGATTGTCAGAACTGCTCGCCAAACAGGGCGCAGGGTCGATGGGCCCCGCCGATCTCAAGCTTGACGGTCTGCTGATGCCCGGCGCCGCCACGCCAGAGCTGATCGCCCAACTGGACGCCGCAGGCCCTTATGGTGCCTCGGCCCCGGCGCCGCGTTTTGCCTTCCCGTCCTGCCAGATCCATTTCGCCCGGCGGGTCGGGGAAAGTCATCTGAAAGTGACCTTCTCAGACGGGCTTGGCCCGCGTCTGGATGCGATCTGTTTCGGGGCGTTCGACGGGCCGATCGGCCCGGCGCTTGAGAGCCACGGCGGCGCGCGCTTCCATCTGGCGGGGCGTCTGGAGTTGAACACATGGGGTGGGCGCAGCTCTGCGCAGCTGCGTCTTGAGGATGCCGCAGAAGCCTAA